GCTGGCCGGTGGTCACAGTCGTCGTTGCGAGACCGCCGGGCTGCAGCAGCGTCTTGCGCACCTCGCGGGCCGTCGCCTTCGCGCGCTCCGGCCACGCGACGCCCGCGAACAGCGGATACAGCGCAGCCGCGCTGACCGCATCGCGCGGCTGGCGCAGCTGCCAGTCGTAGTCGCCGTAATAGCCGCGGCGGTTCCACAGGTAATGATTGATCGCCTTCGCACGCTGCTCCGCGCGCGCGGCGAAATCGGCGACGCACGCGACGTCGCGCGCGAGCGTGCAGCCCTTCACGATCGTCGTCTCGAGATGGAACATCAGGCTGTTCAGGTCGACGGGCACGATCGACGTCGTGCGGATCGTCGCGAGCGTCTTGCCGTCGCCGAACCAGCGCGAGCTGTAGTCCCAGCCGCTTTCGGCACCCGCGCGCAGGTCGCGCCACACCTGGTTCGCCGGGCGGCCGGACGCCGCCTGCGCGGTCTTCACGTCCTCCAGATACGACTCGTCGCGCGGCGTGTCGCTCGCATCCCAGTAGCGGTTCAGGATCGCGCCGTCGGGCATCGCGACCACGTGGCGCGTCGCGCCGCCGCGCGGCGTCGTGCGCTCGCCCTGCATCCAGTACGCATGCTCGCTGCGCAGCGCGGGCAGGTACTTCTGGTAGACCTTGTCGCCTTCCGCCTGCGCGGCGAGCGTCACCATGTACGCGAAGAACGGCGGCTGCGAACGGCTCGCGTAATACGTGCGGTTGCCGTTCGGCACGTGGCCCATCGTATCGATCAGGTGAGCGAAATTGTCGAGCATCGCGTCGACGAGATCCTCGCGGCCGGACACCTGCAGGCCGAGCATCGTGAAATAGGTGTCCCAGTAATAGCCTTCCCGGAACCGCCCGCCTGGCACCACGTACGGCTTCGGCAGCGGAATCAGCGAGCTGTACGGCGGGACCGTCGCGCTCGTGCGCGTGAGCTTCGGCCACAGCCAGTCGATGCGCTCGCGCAGCGTCTGGTTCGGCGGCGGCGTGACGCCCGCGTCGACGGGCGGCGTGAAATGCTGGTCGGCGAACGCCTTCAGCGAAAAGCCCGGCTGCGATTGCTGCTGCTGATACAAGCGGACGATCGTCGCGGGATCGGTGTCCGGCGTCGCGTCGACGAAGGTCTTCTGGTCGGGATAGAGCTGCGCGGTCTGCACCGCGACGAACAGGTCGCCGTACAGCTGGCTCGGCGGCGGCAGCAGCGCGCCCGCTGCGGCGCTTGCCGGCGCTGCGGCCGTCTGCATCGCGGGCTGGCTCGCCGCGTGGTTCGCATTGTCGGCCTGTGCGGCGCAGCCGGCGACGGCAAGATAAGCGATGGCAAGTACCGCCGCCCAGCGCGGACGCGGCGCGGGCGTGGACGGATGCAGACCGGGATGTGATGCGATCGATGCGGCACGACGTGACGTCATGACGTGTCCCCTCCTTGCGATGGTGAGTGGATCGGCACGCGGTCTCGATTCGCGCGGTGCGCCCGATTCGATGGCCGTCGATCGATGCGCATTGTGGTGTTTCGCAGATGTGGGTGGACTGTCGCACGAAACGCGCGACGCGCGCAAGTCGGGGGGGCGCGTCGCCGGGAGCCGAGGCGCCGGCGCAGTCGTCT
The sequence above is drawn from the Burkholderia ubonensis genome and encodes:
- the treA gene encoding alpha,alpha-trehalase TreA — protein: MTSRRAASIASHPGLHPSTPAPRPRWAAVLAIAYLAVAGCAAQADNANHAASQPAMQTAAAPASAAAGALLPPPSQLYGDLFVAVQTAQLYPDQKTFVDATPDTDPATIVRLYQQQQSQPGFSLKAFADQHFTPPVDAGVTPPPNQTLRERIDWLWPKLTRTSATVPPYSSLIPLPKPYVVPGGRFREGYYWDTYFTMLGLQVSGREDLVDAMLDNFAHLIDTMGHVPNGNRTYYASRSQPPFFAYMVTLAAQAEGDKVYQKYLPALRSEHAYWMQGERTTPRGGATRHVVAMPDGAILNRYWDASDTPRDESYLEDVKTAQAASGRPANQVWRDLRAGAESGWDYSSRWFGDGKTLATIRTTSIVPVDLNSLMFHLETTIVKGCTLARDVACVADFAARAEQRAKAINHYLWNRRGYYGDYDWQLRQPRDAVSAAALYPLFAGVAWPERAKATAREVRKTLLQPGGLATTTVTTGQQWDAPNGWAPLQWIAVDGLRRYGEPALAKEIGTRFLASVKHVYATEGKLVEKYVVEGAGAGGGGGGEYPLQDGFGWTNGVTLKLLGLYGE